One bacterium genomic region harbors:
- a CDS encoding sugar transferase — protein sequence MKAKTNHFIMTLMLVCIDLITLLLSFRIAYWIRSRLEMFVNVQPVGEYIVSFSILIVIIIAFFGKQGLYRDIRDLSMIEEYSNIIKSLTYALLMALALTFFFKLYEQSRVLVLIVWIVTNCFVITTRFLWYRFLRRMRSHGWNQRHVAVVGSEEKVKAIHKLLKQYPQLGYNIVARVVLPRGISPKIGKLQEKIDQAVLARFKRGEIDGVIVSDSVKNYKHTLEVNELFNEYGISHRNVTEAFDLSGFDAPSGAGLEGLISSLQEGQLGGGYKVLKRFVDEVVCIVALMISLPIWVLIMLAIKAESKGPVFFRQERVGYHGKKFLIYKFRSMYVDAPQYAKTPKGKGDPRVTRLGAFLRKTSLDELPQLINVIKGDMSVVGPRPEMPFIVEKYKAIYRYRLLVLPGVTGLWQVSGRTDKPLEENIKYDLYYIKNQSLLLDVVIMLRTLPAVLFGKGAY from the coding sequence ATGAAGGCCAAGACCAACCACTTTATTATGACATTGATGCTGGTGTGTATTGATTTAATAACATTGCTGCTCTCTTTTCGGATTGCTTATTGGATTCGGAGCCGGCTGGAGATGTTTGTTAATGTACAGCCGGTTGGGGAATACATAGTCTCTTTTTCCATTTTGATCGTGATTATTATCGCTTTTTTTGGAAAACAGGGGTTGTACCGCGATATTCGGGATCTCTCCATGATTGAGGAATATTCCAATATTATTAAATCCTTAACCTATGCATTGCTGATGGCTTTGGCGTTGACATTCTTTTTTAAACTTTACGAACAGTCGCGGGTTTTGGTATTGATTGTTTGGATTGTTACAAACTGTTTCGTGATTACGACCCGGTTTTTGTGGTACCGGTTTTTAAGGCGCATGCGATCCCACGGGTGGAATCAACGGCATGTGGCTGTAGTCGGTTCTGAAGAAAAAGTGAAGGCGATTCATAAATTGCTTAAACAATATCCTCAGTTAGGCTACAACATTGTTGCGCGCGTTGTCCTGCCCCGGGGGATTTCGCCGAAGATTGGAAAACTCCAGGAAAAAATTGATCAGGCCGTACTAGCGCGCTTTAAGCGCGGTGAAATTGATGGTGTGATCGTATCCGATTCAGTTAAAAATTATAAACATACGTTGGAAGTCAATGAGCTTTTTAATGAATATGGCATTTCGCACCGCAATGTGACCGAAGCATTTGATCTCTCCGGATTTGACGCTCCCTCGGGTGCGGGACTGGAAGGCTTGATCAGCAGCCTGCAGGAAGGTCAGCTTGGGGGCGGCTACAAGGTTTTGAAACGGTTTGTGGATGAGGTGGTTTGCATTGTAGCATTGATGATTTCATTGCCGATTTGGGTGTTGATTATGCTTGCCATCAAGGCAGAGTCCAAAGGACCGGTGTTTTTTCGCCAAGAGCGAGTGGGCTACCACGGCAAGAAATTTTTGATTTATAAATTTCGTTCCATGTATGTTGATGCACCGCAATACGCCAAAACACCCAAGGGTAAAGGTGACCCGCGCGTGACCCGGCTGGGTGCCTTTTTACGCAAAACCAGCCTGGATGAGCTGCCGCAACTGATCAATGTGATTAAAGGGGATATGAGCGTTGTCGGGCCGCGGCCCGAGATGCCGTTTATTGTGGAAAAATATAAAGCCATATACCGTTATCGGCTGCTTGTTCTCCCGGGCGTAACCGGATTGTGGCAGGTCTCGGGGCGGACGGATAAACCGCTTGAAGAGAATATTAAATATGATTTATATTACATCAAGAATCAATCATTGTTGTTGGATGTGGTGATTATGCTCAGAACGCTTCCTGCAGTTTTGTTTGGGAAGGGTGCTTATTGA
- a CDS encoding glycosyltransferase family 2 protein: MSDVNYPSISVVIPAYNEEATIAEIISRVRDIKIEKEIIVVNDGSKDSTLKILESLSGPDMRIITLPGNSGKGGAIREGFKHAKNDVVIIQDADLEYDPQDYYELIQPFVTDNADVVYGSRFITNKIRRLHFFWHYVANSMLTLACNMVSNLNMSDMETCYKVFKREHIQSIQLKEKRFGIEPEMTIKLARKKLRFYEVGISYHGRSYEEGKKIGAKDAIRALYCIIKYGLFS; the protein is encoded by the coding sequence ATGAGTGATGTTAACTATCCTTCGATCTCGGTCGTTATTCCTGCTTACAATGAAGAAGCGACGATTGCCGAAATTATTAGTCGGGTCCGTGACATAAAAATAGAAAAAGAAATTATTGTGGTCAATGATGGTTCCAAAGACAGTACGCTAAAAATATTAGAATCTTTAAGTGGACCGGATATGCGCATCATTACATTGCCGGGTAATTCCGGAAAAGGAGGAGCGATTCGCGAAGGATTTAAACATGCGAAAAATGATGTAGTAATCATTCAGGATGCTGATCTGGAGTATGATCCTCAAGATTATTATGAACTTATTCAGCCTTTTGTAACTGATAATGCGGATGTGGTTTATGGTAGTAGATTTATTACAAATAAAATCAGACGTCTTCACTTTTTTTGGCACTATGTGGCAAATAGCATGTTAACGCTCGCCTGTAACATGGTCAGCAATCTCAATATGTCAGATATGGAAACATGCTATAAAGTCTTTAAGCGTGAGCATATCCAAAGTATTCAATTAAAGGAAAAACGCTTTGGGATTGAACCTGAGATGACAATCAAACTTGCCAGAAAGAAGCTGCGATTTTATGAAGTGGGTATTTCATATCATGGACGGTCTTATGAAGAAGGAAAGAAAATTGGCGCCAAAGATGCCATTCGCGCATTATATTGTATTATAAAATATGGGTTGTTTAGTTGA
- a CDS encoding glycosyltransferase, whose amino-acid sequence MIRLSIIIPTYNRKTLLLTVFESLRQLRHQPGELEVVVVDDGSSDGTVAALEARRDPFPVIVIRHEKSLGPAIARNRGAEAARGDVLGFLDSDIIVGSDWWCAAEPYFQDEHIAGVEGLTAPSKLTAPPTPFTHIVSNVKGGNYLTCNMLYRKTVFQQVGGFDERFLRANREDSDIAFSILEKNNRIVFEPKCRVEHPLFVSSPWVYFKEARFGMHEALLRKKHPVLYKKHLKWIDGRAFPVFYWGMFIGFPGMLLGYLLEQPLAGLLFVGGFVMGWAGSVYAVCRKRTTGLRDLMLLVPQYLLIPWVRLFWVLLGEWKYRNIKPGIHRRDAEDAEEVQIR is encoded by the coding sequence ATGATTCGATTGAGTATTATTATTCCAACCTATAACCGCAAGACATTGCTTTTAACTGTGTTTGAGTCGCTCCGGCAACTGCGTCACCAACCCGGAGAGCTGGAAGTGGTGGTTGTAGATGACGGTTCCAGTGATGGGACCGTTGCTGCGCTGGAAGCGCGCAGGGACCCTTTTCCAGTCATTGTGATTCGTCATGAAAAATCCTTGGGACCTGCTATTGCAAGAAATCGGGGTGCTGAGGCGGCACGCGGAGATGTTTTAGGATTTTTAGATTCGGATATTATTGTCGGTTCTGATTGGTGGTGTGCTGCGGAACCGTATTTTCAAGATGAACATATTGCCGGTGTGGAGGGGTTAACCGCACCATCCAAGTTGACCGCACCGCCGACTCCGTTTACGCATATTGTATCCAATGTCAAGGGCGGTAATTATTTGACCTGTAATATGCTTTATAGAAAAACGGTTTTTCAACAGGTAGGGGGGTTTGATGAACGGTTTCTTCGTGCAAACCGTGAGGATTCTGATATTGCTTTTAGCATTTTGGAGAAAAATAACCGTATTGTATTTGAACCGAAGTGCCGGGTTGAACATCCCCTGTTCGTATCATCGCCTTGGGTTTATTTTAAGGAAGCCCGGTTCGGTATGCATGAAGCTCTGTTGAGGAAAAAACATCCGGTACTCTATAAAAAGCACCTGAAATGGATCGATGGACGGGCGTTTCCGGTTTTTTATTGGGGCATGTTCATTGGTTTTCCGGGGATGTTGCTTGGTTATCTCTTGGAACAACCGTTGGCGGGTCTGCTTTTTGTCGGTGGATTTGTGATGGGATGGGCCGGATCGGTTTATGCGGTATGCCGGAAACGTACCACCGGATTGCGTGACCTGATGCTGCTCGTGCCGCAATATTTACTAATACCCTGGGTGCGTCTGTTTTGGGTACTGCTGGGTGAGTGGAAATATCGCAACATCAAACCGGGTATTCACCGCAGAGACGCTGAGGACGCAGAGGAAGTTCAGATAAGATGA
- a CDS encoding glycosyltransferase family 2 protein, whose translation MTHISRPALSIVVPAYNEEARLAKTLMTIQTYLQKREDSYEVIVVSDGSSDNTVGLARRFAEQGLNIRVLHNKRNRGKGASIRRGVAASRGARVLFTDADLSTPIQELEKLEAAMQQGADVAIASRALQGAAVTVRQPFYREMMGKTFNRFARLITLSGIHDTQCGFKLFTRKIARDIFRRMTIKGFGFDVEILYLARQSQAQIVEVPVIWNNVMDSKVSPIADSFQMFVDLFLIRMRHFKKNRKIS comes from the coding sequence ATGACACATATTTCCCGGCCGGCACTTTCTATTGTTGTTCCGGCGTACAATGAAGAAGCCCGGCTGGCTAAAACGCTGATGACCATTCAGACGTATTTGCAAAAACGAGAGGACTCGTATGAAGTTATTGTGGTTAGTGACGGCAGCTCAGACAATACAGTCGGCCTTGCCCGGCGTTTTGCGGAGCAAGGTTTAAATATTCGGGTTTTACATAATAAACGCAATCGCGGCAAAGGCGCCTCGATTCGGCGCGGTGTCGCTGCCAGCCGGGGAGCGCGGGTGTTGTTTACAGATGCGGATCTTTCCACACCAATCCAGGAGCTTGAGAAACTGGAGGCGGCGATGCAGCAGGGGGCAGATGTGGCGATTGCCTCGCGTGCGCTGCAAGGCGCGGCCGTTACTGTTCGGCAGCCGTTTTACCGTGAGATGATGGGGAAAACATTTAATCGTTTTGCGCGTTTGATTACATTGTCCGGGATTCATGACACTCAATGTGGTTTTAAATTATTTACCCGAAAAATTGCCAGAGATATATTCCGCCGAATGACGATTAAGGGTTTTGGGTTTGATGTTGAAATTCTTTATCTTGCCCGGCAATCCCAAGCACAGATTGTTGAGGTTCCGGTGATATGGAACAATGTCATGGATTCGAAAGTTTCCCCGATTGCCGATTCTTTCCAGATGTTTGTGGATCTTTTTTTGATTCGCATGCGCCATTTTAAAAAAAATCGGAAAATATCATGA
- a CDS encoding methyltransferase domain-containing protein: MARQRWDGITTLAVVLAWSVWYFSGNGFSIILLSLCAGLLAFFQPSQALVLLALVVPFENQAELFGFGTVHTGELLLVVILPGLFRNIIQHRAWQRSALPIAIWVLPFVIITIAAAVRVLSPQSLRGSLKILEMVLVLVVGVHVLRRGREAEHVIWALVLAAMVSAGQGFFETTMGRISNPDLLTIVTVHGELIRASAGFGPNTLAVFVGMVLPFTMAAALFHPRNFFRFVGLVGSFILTAGFITTFSLTGFIALAGALLVILLGLAKQSPRHIIWLMTLGATGFVLILVQLPDLVTGSFWQTKLASLADRLDYLQVTGKLVSDHFWLGIGPGMYRFLAPMVAGSDINPIGVITHPHSFWLTVIAETGFLGLATLLLFTMRMVLYFFRKIGRLRPGWPAIGGWALVAGLAGFFIANFTEHCLIHDRGVHAALFLAAVIVFVKRPPRVGYQERRRFFEHVWETQSLQELKKDIALRVQARQPLHDFIIYALLHKKNAAVLEMGCGPARDALVVAKNKQVRVVALDSASQAIQLAKTDAHRLKRNLTCIQADARHTGLAPASFDLIFSQGLLEHFADPAPVWSEMMRLLKPDGAMIVDVPQTWNPYTAAKLWHVFRGDWPWGWETQYSLGDMRSVAARLGLTVVRFSGYGYRKGKFDWTYALHNWLRPLAPKQWDRFEYKTGAYWMMNLVVMLKKQTKGKRGGV; the protein is encoded by the coding sequence ATGGCAAGGCAGCGTTGGGACGGCATCACCACCTTGGCGGTCGTTCTGGCCTGGTCGGTTTGGTATTTTTCGGGAAATGGATTCAGTATTATTTTACTGAGTCTGTGTGCCGGGTTACTGGCTTTTTTTCAACCTTCCCAGGCGTTGGTCCTGCTTGCTCTGGTTGTGCCATTTGAAAATCAGGCGGAACTGTTTGGTTTTGGCACCGTGCATACCGGAGAGTTGCTACTGGTTGTGATTCTTCCGGGTTTGTTCAGAAACATAATACAACACCGGGCCTGGCAGCGCAGTGCGCTTCCCATTGCGATTTGGGTACTTCCTTTTGTGATTATCACGATCGCAGCTGCAGTGAGAGTCCTCTCGCCGCAGTCTCTGCGCGGAAGTTTGAAAATATTGGAAATGGTGCTGGTATTGGTCGTCGGTGTCCATGTGCTCCGGCGGGGTCGGGAAGCGGAACATGTTATCTGGGCGCTGGTTTTGGCCGCCATGGTGAGTGCAGGTCAGGGATTTTTTGAGACCACGATGGGACGGATTTCCAATCCTGATTTATTGACCATTGTGACCGTGCATGGTGAATTGATCAGGGCCAGTGCCGGTTTTGGACCCAACACACTTGCGGTTTTTGTGGGGATGGTATTGCCGTTTACCATGGCAGCTGCACTTTTTCATCCGCGTAATTTTTTCCGGTTTGTCGGATTGGTCGGCAGCTTTATTTTGACGGCCGGGTTCATCACCACGTTTTCTCTGACCGGATTCATTGCCCTGGCAGGGGCCTTGCTGGTTATCCTTCTGGGTTTGGCAAAACAATCACCACGACATATAATTTGGTTGATGACGCTCGGGGCAACCGGATTCGTATTGATTTTGGTCCAGCTGCCGGACCTGGTTACCGGCTCTTTTTGGCAGACCAAGTTGGCTTCTTTGGCTGACCGGTTGGATTATTTACAGGTGACCGGCAAGTTGGTATCTGATCATTTTTGGCTGGGTATTGGGCCTGGTATGTACCGTTTTCTTGCGCCCATGGTTGCCGGGAGCGACATCAATCCTATTGGTGTCATCACTCATCCGCATTCTTTCTGGCTGACCGTGATAGCAGAAACCGGTTTTCTGGGTTTGGCGACCCTGCTGCTGTTTACCATGCGCATGGTACTCTATTTTTTTCGGAAGATTGGCCGACTCCGCCCCGGGTGGCCTGCCATAGGTGGTTGGGCACTGGTTGCAGGGCTGGCCGGTTTTTTTATTGCTAATTTTACAGAACATTGTTTAATTCATGACCGGGGGGTGCATGCTGCACTTTTTTTAGCAGCCGTGATTGTTTTTGTGAAACGCCCGCCCAGAGTAGGGTATCAGGAGCGGCGCAGATTTTTTGAACATGTCTGGGAAACACAATCGCTGCAAGAGCTGAAAAAAGATATTGCTCTGCGGGTTCAGGCCAGACAACCCTTGCATGATTTCATTATCTATGCGCTCTTGCATAAAAAAAATGCCGCAGTTCTTGAAATGGGCTGCGGTCCGGCACGGGATGCACTTGTGGTTGCCAAAAATAAACAAGTCCGGGTGGTGGCACTGGACAGCGCATCTCAGGCAATCCAATTGGCGAAAACGGACGCACACCGGCTGAAAAGAAATCTCACCTGTATCCAGGCGGATGCACGGCATACTGGTTTGGCGCCGGCATCATTTGATCTGATTTTTTCGCAAGGGTTGCTGGAGCACTTTGCAGATCCTGCGCCTGTTTGGAGCGAGATGATGCGGCTGCTTAAACCGGACGGTGCCATGATTGTTGATGTTCCGCAGACCTGGAATCCCTATACGGCGGCAAAACTTTGGCATGTTTTTCGCGGTGACTGGCCTTGGGGATGGGAGACACAGTATTCATTGGGGGATATGCGGAGTGTTGCAGCACGGCTTGGCTTGACGGTAGTACGTTTTAGCGGCTATGGATATCGTAAGGGGAAATTCGATTGGACGTATGCCCTGCATAATTGGTTGCGGCCTTTGGCGCCAAAACAGTGGGACCGTTTTGAATATAAAACCGGCGCTTACTGGATGATGAATTTGGTGGTGATGCTGAAGAAGCAAACAAAGGGGAAAAGAGGCGGAGTATGA
- a CDS encoding nucleotidyl transferase AbiEii/AbiGii toxin family protein, with translation MKDTLLAVAGAGRDDREKLNLAREYLQRWILRIIFNKGMFEHLVFIGGTALRILYNLRRFSEDMDFSLIKSKGYSFSKLSKEIIQELRLNGLETEHAHKEKNTVNSGFLKFPGLLKELSLSPLAGQKLSIKLEVDVRPPKGGVIQVTPVTGEYLTVIQHYDLPSLFAGKLHALFFRPYTKGRDIYDLIWYLGKKVKPNYLFLNNAIKQTRDNHPEISSDNMKVFMRERFEKIDMAKARADVGRFLEDENELKLFDKKLILGMIE, from the coding sequence ATGAAGGACACTTTATTGGCCGTAGCCGGGGCAGGCCGGGATGATAGAGAAAAATTGAATCTGGCCAGAGAATATTTACAACGATGGATTTTAAGAATTATTTTTAATAAGGGTATGTTTGAGCATCTGGTTTTTATTGGCGGGACAGCTTTGCGAATTTTGTACAATCTTCGCCGGTTTAGCGAGGATATGGATTTTTCTTTGATCAAAAGCAAGGGGTACTCTTTTTCGAAATTGAGTAAGGAAATAATTCAGGAATTGCGGCTGAATGGACTGGAAACTGAGCATGCGCACAAGGAAAAAAATACGGTAAATAGTGGTTTTTTAAAATTCCCGGGATTATTGAAAGAATTGAGTCTTAGTCCTTTGGCTGGGCAAAAATTATCCATCAAACTGGAAGTGGATGTCCGCCCACCCAAAGGCGGGGTAATCCAAGTGACGCCGGTTACGGGAGAGTATTTAACTGTTATTCAACATTATGATTTGCCGTCCTTATTTGCCGGGAAGCTGCATGCTCTGTTTTTTCGCCCTTACACCAAAGGCCGCGATATTTATGACTTGATTTGGTACTTGGGCAAAAAAGTAAAACCAAATTATTTATTTTTAAATAATGCCATCAAACAGACCCGGGACAATCATCCTGAAATTAGTTCAGATAATATGAAAGTTTTTATGCGGGAACGGTTTGAAAAAATAGATATGGCAAAAGCAAGGGCAGATGTAGGCCGTTTTCTTGAAGATGAAAATGAATTGAAATTGTTTGATAAAAAATTAATTTTGGGAATGATCGAATAA
- a CDS encoding glycosyltransferase family 4 protein has protein sequence MKILMLNHNMIWRSTFFRCYHFGRYLVRKGHEVTIYTIHPTHRRGIEEIELQGVRVVQFPDLLWGIGRSGWDLYDTHIRKQYLKKEKYDLVHAFDSRPAVIHPAMRLKKQGVPLVMDWADWWGRGGVIEERSNKLIKVFFSGIETWYEEHFRTQADATTVISTALLERAVKLGVPQKSICKITGGADVENFQPRDKQACRKKLGIALDAKVAGFMGFVHYDLDLALRAFARIFRKDKDARLILVGKPSPMTKTIAREEGCEKGILEYGILPYEVISDHMGAADVFLLPFADKQANIGRWPNKVGDYMAMGRPIISSSVGEMRHLFAAEDIGTLADPDADHFGQAVWQMLEDESACETKGRHARTAAELRYSWEHLTEVLETCYLQLGSDHSG, from the coding sequence ATGAAAATACTCATGCTTAACCACAATATGATTTGGCGCTCAACCTTTTTCCGCTGTTACCATTTTGGGCGTTATTTGGTGCGCAAAGGACATGAGGTCACGATCTATACCATTCATCCCACCCACCGGCGCGGAATTGAGGAAATTGAACTCCAAGGTGTACGGGTGGTCCAGTTTCCTGATCTGCTCTGGGGAATCGGGCGGTCCGGCTGGGATTTATATGATACCCATATTCGAAAACAGTATTTAAAAAAAGAAAAATATGATCTTGTACACGCATTTGATTCCCGGCCGGCGGTAATTCATCCGGCCATGCGTTTGAAAAAACAGGGAGTACCTCTGGTGATGGATTGGGCGGATTGGTGGGGGCGCGGCGGTGTGATTGAGGAACGCTCCAACAAGTTGATCAAAGTTTTTTTTAGCGGGATTGAGACCTGGTATGAGGAACACTTTCGTACCCAGGCAGATGCCACAACCGTGATATCCACCGCACTGCTGGAAAGGGCCGTGAAACTTGGCGTCCCCCAAAAAAGCATCTGCAAAATTACCGGCGGGGCGGATGTCGAGAATTTCCAACCCCGCGACAAACAGGCTTGTCGTAAAAAACTAGGTATTGCCTTGGATGCCAAAGTGGCGGGATTCATGGGATTTGTGCATTATGATCTGGATTTGGCATTACGGGCGTTTGCCCGGATTTTTAGGAAGGACAAGGATGCCAGATTAATTCTGGTCGGGAAACCGTCCCCCATGACCAAGACCATTGCCAGGGAAGAAGGCTGTGAAAAGGGTATTTTGGAATATGGTATCCTGCCATATGAAGTGATTTCAGACCATATGGGTGCGGCAGACGTGTTCTTGCTGCCGTTTGCCGATAAGCAGGCCAATATCGGGCGCTGGCCCAACAAGGTCGGGGATTATATGGCCATGGGCAGACCAATTATATCTTCTTCAGTGGGGGAGATGCGTCATTTGTTTGCGGCGGAAGATATTGGTACTTTGGCTGATCCGGATGCCGATCATTTTGGTCAGGCAGTCTGGCAGATGCTGGAAGATGAATCTGCATGTGAAACCAAGGGGCGCCATGCTCGTACGGCTGCGGAATTACGCTATTCATGGGAACATTTAACTGAAGTACTGGAAACGTGCTATCTGCAGCTGGGGTCCGATCATTCCGGGTGA
- a CDS encoding flippase, with protein sequence MSFSRAFAKNAVFKGLGEVIIRLLSFAFVVLVARVVGDESFGIINFAFSFSLLFVVIVDFGLNPLLIRDAAKDPAQTRNLFFNLLLMKLVLATLFFFTVLIGVRWAASDAATVRVVLWMALFVMLNSFTEFINSVFHAHQKMQYEALVMSLQKLGLLLFGIGALQAGLGIQGVAMAYVAAGALGVLLAAGLLLKGRFLPGAWKWDITFFKYVWQQALPLTVTTLFINLYFRIDMTLLAKLRSSAEVGWYGAAHKCIEVLMVIPAVLVIAAFPGFSKLFRENREQLIRANTKVIKLLLLLGAPIAGGAWVVANPLMILIFGEAYAPSGAALGWLALALCMIFLNYALSYLLISCERQMVNAVVSGIAVIVSIGANLLLIPRIGHVGAAMAAVVTEVFLFVAYLTAVHRLLFPVPVFKMVLRVLVSVGLMLSVIVWMRELNVFLVLATAAGVYTVAIFGTRAIEKDDLELFVRMFKRKV encoded by the coding sequence ATGAGTTTTTCGCGGGCATTCGCAAAAAATGCGGTGTTCAAAGGGCTGGGTGAAGTGATCATCCGGCTGCTTTCCTTTGCTTTTGTGGTTTTGGTGGCCCGGGTGGTGGGGGATGAGAGTTTTGGTATTATTAATTTTGCTTTTTCCTTTTCACTGTTATTTGTCGTGATTGTTGATTTTGGCTTAAATCCGCTGCTCATTCGGGATGCAGCCAAAGATCCGGCACAAACCCGAAATCTTTTCTTTAATCTGTTGTTGATGAAATTGGTGCTGGCAACGCTGTTTTTTTTCACAGTGCTTATTGGTGTACGCTGGGCGGCATCCGATGCGGCAACCGTGCGGGTGGTTTTATGGATGGCATTGTTTGTTATGCTTAATTCCTTTACTGAGTTTATCAATTCGGTTTTCCATGCCCATCAAAAAATGCAGTATGAAGCTCTGGTGATGTCACTCCAGAAATTGGGATTGCTGCTGTTTGGTATTGGCGCCTTGCAGGCCGGACTGGGTATTCAAGGGGTTGCCATGGCGTATGTGGCAGCGGGTGCGCTGGGAGTTTTACTGGCAGCCGGATTGTTGCTGAAGGGACGGTTTTTACCCGGCGCCTGGAAATGGGACATTACTTTTTTTAAATATGTCTGGCAGCAGGCGCTGCCGCTGACCGTGACAACGCTTTTTATTAATCTTTATTTTCGCATTGATATGACGCTTTTGGCCAAACTTAGGTCCAGTGCCGAGGTAGGGTGGTATGGCGCGGCGCACAAGTGTATTGAGGTATTGATGGTGATTCCGGCAGTTTTGGTTATAGCTGCATTTCCGGGATTTTCAAAATTATTTCGCGAAAACCGGGAACAATTGATTCGGGCCAATACTAAAGTCATCAAGCTGCTTTTACTGTTGGGCGCGCCGATTGCCGGCGGTGCGTGGGTAGTGGCCAATCCGCTTATGATTTTAATTTTTGGAGAGGCCTATGCGCCTTCCGGTGCAGCGCTCGGCTGGCTCGCCCTGGCATTGTGTATGATTTTTTTAAATTATGCGTTATCTTATTTGCTGATATCGTGTGAGCGTCAAATGGTCAATGCGGTCGTTTCCGGTATTGCAGTCATTGTAAGCATTGGCGCCAACCTGTTGCTGATTCCCCGTATTGGACATGTGGGTGCGGCCATGGCAGCGGTGGTCACCGAGGTATTTTTATTTGTCGCGTATTTGACCGCGGTGCATCGTTTGTTGTTTCCTGTTCCCGTTTTTAAGATGGTTCTCAGAGTGCTGGTATCGGTGGGGTTGATGCTGAGTGTTATTGTCTGGATGAGAGAGCTCAATGTGTTTTTAGTTTTGGCAACCGCAGCCGGGGTCTATACGGTTGCGATTTTTGGCACCCGGGCAATTGAAAAAGATGATCTGGAATTATTCGTCCGGATGTTTAAAAGGAAGGTCTGA
- a CDS encoding O-antigen ligase family protein — protein sequence MVVGIVISAVFVGAGVSAFFYPLLGVLFLMACIPYDLPFEIGLTVYLNQMVLSAVLIGVGLNRLRGGNVTRLFSRFWIIAIAAFSLAVFISAVNAEQFNTVIKQWLRWMEIILTAWLVFSVVVTRREMKMIAAVIIGAAVIASIIGIVQTIAGPEAGFNTGKYIFTVDRGATMRAYSTFGHPNQFAGYLILAIPIAFIQFVEMKKIGQRMAVGFLAVIMLTALIFTFSRGGWLAMTLIGGILIYLNIPKKMKMIIALVITVVVTVVVLYQGPLEKTRQAVMHRVASFTQPEKEDSFGFRGVCIKTAVKMIRQHPWVGFGAGGYEHNIRKYFDEKYYAWEAINKHIHSWYLQIWIEIGLLGLVAFLVLCFSMLFRMGRSFFNNPPDYERQLLSGVIGAVLAFLIHNFFDVLSMYARGIHFGVLVGLGIAIVAYMESNQPRPEPLPS from the coding sequence ATGGTAGTCGGTATAGTCATTTCGGCAGTTTTTGTGGGTGCCGGAGTGAGCGCATTTTTTTATCCCCTGTTGGGGGTATTGTTCCTCATGGCCTGCATTCCCTATGATTTGCCCTTTGAAATTGGTTTAACGGTTTATCTCAATCAAATGGTTCTTTCTGCAGTTTTAATCGGAGTTGGGTTAAATCGTTTGCGGGGAGGAAATGTTACGCGTTTATTTTCCAGGTTTTGGATTATTGCAATTGCCGCATTTAGCCTGGCAGTGTTTATTTCGGCTGTCAATGCCGAGCAGTTTAACACTGTCATCAAGCAGTGGCTGCGCTGGATGGAAATTATTTTAACTGCCTGGCTGGTTTTCAGCGTGGTTGTGACCCGCCGGGAGATGAAAATGATCGCCGCCGTCATTATCGGGGCGGCAGTGATTGCATCGATTATAGGAATTGTGCAGACGATTGCCGGTCCGGAAGCCGGGTTCAATACAGGGAAATATATTTTTACAGTGGACAGGGGTGCGACCATGCGGGCGTACTCTACCTTCGGTCATCCCAACCAGTTTGCCGGGTACTTAATTCTGGCAATACCGATAGCCTTTATTCAATTTGTGGAAATGAAAAAAATTGGACAGCGGATGGCGGTTGGTTTTTTAGCGGTTATTATGCTTACTGCGCTTATCTTTACTTTCTCGCGTGGCGGCTGGCTGGCAATGACGCTTATCGGCGGCATCCTGATTTATTTGAATATTCCCAAAAAAATGAAGATGATTATTGCCTTGGTTATAACTGTGGTCGTGACTGTGGTGGTTTTATATCAAGGGCCGCTGGAAAAGACCCGGCAAGCGGTCATGCACCGGGTGGCGTCCTTTACCCAGCCGGAAAAAGAAGATTCCTTCGGTTTTCGCGGTGTTTGCATCAAGACGGCGGTAAAAATGATTCGGCAGCATCCCTGGGTGGGATTCGGTGCGGGCGGGTATGAGCATAATATCCGGAAATATTTTGATGAAAAATATTATGCCTGGGAAGCGATCAATAAACATATTCATTCCTGGTATTTACAAATATGGATTGAAATCGGTCTGCTGGGATTGGTGGCATTTTTAGTGCTGTGTTTTTCAATGCTTTTTCGAATGGGGCGAAGTTTTTTTAACAACCCGCCGGACTATGAGCGGCAATTGCTCTCCGGTGTGATCGGTGCTGTTTTGGCGTTTTTAATTCATAATTTTTTTGATGTTCTTAGTATGTATGCCCGGGGTATTCATTTTGGCGTGCTCGTCGGTCTGGGCATCGCAATTGTTGCCTACATGGAAAGCAATCAACCACGCCCGGAGCCATTGCCATCATGA